From a single Stackebrandtia endophytica genomic region:
- a CDS encoding zf-TFIIB domain-containing protein, producing MEMTCPKCHAKMRQFERNGVTIDQCTECRGIFLDRGELEHLIDADARFNTGGSSPAPAATAPPATTAAPAPTPPGQYPPPASPYGHGQPYYKHAHHGGGGYGYRKKRRKSFFEELFD from the coding sequence ATGGAGATGACCTGTCCCAAATGCCACGCCAAGATGCGCCAGTTCGAGCGTAACGGCGTGACCATCGACCAGTGCACCGAATGCCGCGGGATCTTCCTCGACCGCGGCGAGCTGGAGCACCTGATCGATGCCGACGCTCGCTTCAACACCGGCGGTTCCTCCCCGGCACCCGCCGCCACCGCGCCACCGGCGACCACCGCCGCTCCGGCCCCGACACCTCCCGGGCAGTACCCGCCGCCGGCTTCGCCGTACGGCCACGGTCAGCCCTACTACAAGCACGCGCACCACGGCGGCGGTGGCTACGGCTACCGCAAGAAGCGCCGCAAGAGCTTCTTCGAAGAACTCTTCGACTAG
- a CDS encoding glycosyltransferase family 87 protein gives MMEHSRRPLYLDLALYGLAAAFAVYTALASTLPAHRFWGAVVLGGYVPAALLTVMLLTRYAPPVRNRLTVAIGCGVAVAGFPLLAEAVQRAQGIAGRAQEEVLVIEDSGIRLWESGNPYLTTPEIAALADPVSGYNPYQPGMALFGLPRAWFGEHWFTDARIYFAAATVAAVWLALRMLRERGLTTGASVRAVQAVFVVPVCALTLATGGDDLPVVALGVLALAALATDRAVTAGIAIGIAAALKLFAWPVLIVVAVLAWRRGVFGRFAVPALALPAVTLLPVVLRDFDAFYDNVIGYPLGEGVVQSTAASPLPGYLIAQNLPGGRTIALLLLGVSAVGFAVYLWRRPLRFAHQAAAMCAVGLLLAMCLMPSSRFGYLLYPAVFGIWWWVLRETEQPRSPWSSHIAAQPGVVGAADAEVVSTTDASAGESVISAETEHDDPIQPR, from the coding sequence ATGATGGAACACTCGCGACGGCCGTTGTATCTCGATCTCGCGTTGTACGGTCTGGCCGCGGCGTTCGCGGTCTACACCGCACTCGCCTCGACCCTGCCCGCGCACCGCTTCTGGGGGGCGGTCGTGCTGGGCGGTTACGTCCCGGCGGCACTGTTGACCGTCATGCTCCTGACGCGGTACGCACCACCGGTGCGCAACCGGCTGACCGTGGCGATCGGGTGCGGCGTCGCCGTCGCCGGGTTTCCGTTGCTGGCGGAGGCGGTGCAGCGGGCACAGGGCATCGCCGGACGTGCTCAGGAGGAGGTCCTCGTCATCGAGGACTCCGGGATCCGGTTGTGGGAGTCCGGCAACCCGTACCTGACCACGCCCGAGATCGCCGCACTGGCCGACCCGGTGTCCGGATACAACCCGTACCAGCCGGGGATGGCCCTGTTCGGGTTGCCGCGCGCCTGGTTCGGGGAGCACTGGTTCACCGACGCCCGGATCTACTTCGCCGCCGCGACCGTTGCGGCGGTGTGGCTGGCGCTGCGGATGCTGCGGGAACGCGGCCTGACCACCGGCGCGTCCGTCCGAGCGGTTCAGGCGGTGTTCGTGGTGCCGGTGTGCGCGTTGACGTTGGCCACCGGCGGGGACGACCTGCCGGTGGTCGCGCTCGGTGTGTTGGCGCTGGCGGCGTTGGCCACCGACCGCGCGGTCACCGCCGGTATCGCGATCGGGATCGCCGCGGCCCTGAAACTGTTCGCCTGGCCGGTCCTGATCGTGGTCGCGGTGCTGGCGTGGCGCAGGGGCGTGTTCGGGCGGTTCGCCGTACCCGCGCTGGCACTGCCCGCGGTGACCCTGCTGCCGGTCGTGCTGCGCGACTTCGACGCCTTCTACGACAACGTGATCGGCTACCCGTTGGGAGAGGGCGTCGTCCAGTCGACGGCGGCCTCACCGTTGCCGGGATACCTGATCGCACAGAACCTGCCCGGCGGTCGGACCATCGCCCTGCTGTTGCTGGGCGTGTCGGCGGTCGGATTCGCGGTGTACCTGTGGCGTCGCCCCCTCCGTTTCGCCCACCAGGCGGCGGCGATGTGCGCGGTGGGTCTGCTGCTGGCAATGTGTCTGATGCCGTCCAGCCGTTTCGGGTACCTGCTCTACCCGGCGGTGTTCGGAATCTGGTGGTGGGTGCTTCGGGAGACCGAGCAGCCGCGTTCCCCCTGGTCAAGCCACATCGCCGCGCAACCGGGGGTGGTCGGGGCCGCTGACGCCGAAGTCGTGTCGACGACCGATGCCTCCGCCGGTGAATCGGTCATCAGTGCCGAAACCGAACACGATGACCCGATTCAGCCACGCTGA
- a CDS encoding DUF5926 family protein yields MSKRRKHGAKNAPRKPKVRDVFVARPFENLPGEGSWVAMRELLPAATAPLKLKPEYTEHVGDRELLVTTVLPLAWPAMNRSDGTVFVALQRQFQSGDVSRDIAASLLAALAGEPGRPVAVPARPGPGLRLQDLLADEPLDMTLHDSFDYWLAADTDTDNPQVAASMERANASIYPTTVLDAAESAYWCATPEQTHVRIVLPEDEDTALNALARLRTDEKLKLVDDSKFAGMFRAHGLLVPVWDLSAATTAAECESPVAEFGKRYAEALADTSELSTAQRRARDGLVGRQLTLR; encoded by the coding sequence GTGAGTAAGCGACGCAAACACGGCGCCAAGAACGCACCGCGTAAACCCAAGGTCCGCGATGTGTTCGTGGCTCGCCCGTTCGAGAATCTGCCCGGTGAAGGCTCCTGGGTCGCGATGCGGGAGCTGCTGCCCGCCGCGACGGCGCCTTTGAAACTCAAACCCGAATACACCGAACACGTCGGTGACCGCGAACTGCTCGTCACCACGGTGCTGCCGCTGGCATGGCCAGCGATGAACCGTTCCGACGGCACCGTCTTCGTGGCGCTGCAACGCCAGTTCCAGTCCGGCGACGTCAGTCGCGACATCGCCGCCTCGCTGCTGGCCGCCCTGGCCGGTGAGCCCGGTCGGCCGGTGGCGGTTCCGGCTCGACCCGGTCCCGGGCTGCGACTCCAGGACCTGCTCGCCGACGAGCCACTCGACATGACGCTGCACGACTCGTTCGACTACTGGCTGGCCGCCGACACCGACACCGACAACCCGCAGGTCGCCGCGAGCATGGAACGCGCCAACGCGTCCATCTACCCGACGACCGTCCTGGACGCCGCCGAGTCCGCCTACTGGTGTGCCACACCGGAACAGACCCACGTGCGGATCGTGCTGCCCGAGGATGAGGACACCGCGCTGAACGCGCTGGCCCGGTTGCGCACCGACGAGAAGCTGAAGCTCGTCGACGACTCCAAGTTCGCCGGTATGTTCCGCGCGCACGGACTGCTCGTCCCGGTCTGGGACCTCTCCGCCGCGACCACCGCCGCCGAGTGCGAGTCGCCGGTCGCGGAGTTCGGGAAACGCTACGCCGAGGCGCTGGCCGACACCAGTGAGCTGTCCACTGCGCAACGTCGTGCCCGTGACGGACTCGTCGGGCGCCAGCTGACCCTGCGATGA
- a CDS encoding ATP-binding protein, with translation MRTVVNSPTSWHTRVPHHARSASTIRRWLAENVGSLVPQHLADLHAVATELICNAVRHATPLPEGDLSVSCRLSDTELEFAVTDGGAASLPRMRNLDTSAPDGRGLLIVSALSTTWGVQDDKGGRTVWARLAPDAERAVHP, from the coding sequence ATGCGGACGGTGGTGAATAGCCCCACCTCGTGGCATACCCGAGTACCTCACCATGCCCGAAGTGCCTCGACTATTCGCCGCTGGCTGGCCGAAAACGTCGGCAGCCTCGTACCGCAACACCTGGCGGACCTTCACGCGGTGGCGACCGAACTCATCTGCAACGCCGTGCGGCACGCCACCCCGCTGCCCGAGGGCGACCTGTCGGTCTCCTGCCGACTCAGTGACACCGAACTCGAATTCGCGGTCACCGACGGCGGAGCCGCGTCACTGCCGCGCATGCGCAACCTCGACACCTCCGCCCCCGACGGACGCGGGCTGTTGATCGTCAGCGCCCTGTCCACCACCTGGGGTGTCCAGGACGACAAAGGTGGACGCACCGTGTGGGCACGGCTGGCTCCCGACGCCGAGCGGGCAGTCCACCCGTAG
- a CDS encoding glycerophosphodiester phosphodiesterase, translating to MSEPMIVAHRGANVDLPEQSLAAYVKAIQLGADAIECDVRLTRDGHLVCHHDRTINRTSNGTGAISDLTLAELQKLNFAGKHHDGAEQHQIVTFRQVLELVDEAPRPVRILVETKHPSRYGAKVEREVHKALAGFPDVQVTVMSFARAAVSRYRALDDAMPLVWLYEYPLGTVPDAARIIGPRLKYVKSKPGLVERARDAGLDVFVWTVNTPEDVEFVAKTGAAAIITDDPAMALATLGRPVNTERDLG from the coding sequence ATGTCGGAACCGATGATCGTCGCGCACCGGGGTGCCAACGTCGACCTTCCGGAGCAGAGTCTCGCCGCGTACGTCAAGGCCATCCAACTGGGTGCCGACGCGATCGAGTGCGATGTTCGGCTCACCCGCGACGGTCACCTGGTCTGCCACCACGACCGCACCATCAATCGCACCAGCAACGGCACCGGCGCGATCTCCGACCTGACGTTGGCGGAGTTGCAGAAGCTGAATTTCGCCGGAAAACACCACGACGGTGCCGAACAACATCAGATCGTCACGTTTCGGCAGGTGCTGGAACTGGTCGACGAGGCGCCCCGCCCGGTGCGGATTCTGGTCGAGACCAAGCACCCGTCCCGCTACGGCGCGAAGGTCGAGCGTGAGGTTCACAAGGCCCTCGCCGGGTTCCCGGATGTGCAGGTCACGGTGATGTCGTTCGCCCGCGCCGCGGTCAGCCGATACCGCGCGTTGGACGACGCGATGCCGCTGGTGTGGCTGTACGAGTACCCGCTGGGAACCGTGCCCGACGCCGCACGCATCATCGGGCCGCGCCTGAAATACGTGAAGTCCAAGCCGGGTCTGGTGGAGCGTGCCCGCGACGCCGGACTCGACGTGTTCGTCTGGACGGTCAACACGCCCGAGGACGTCGAGTTCGTCGCGAAAACCGGGGCGGCCGCGATCATCACCGACGATCCGGCTATGGCATTGGCCACACTTGGCCGGCCGGTGAACACTGAGCGTGATTTAGGTTAA
- a CDS encoding DoxX family protein, translating into MNVIIIILSLLLAVAFIATGWPKAVANSTAQSQAEHLGVPMNGYRVLGFVELAAALGLILGLWWRPIGLIAAGGLVVLMVGATVAHRRVDDPPSAAVPALVLGAAALLDFILIVTR; encoded by the coding sequence GTGAATGTCATCATCATCATTTTGTCGCTGCTGCTGGCGGTGGCGTTCATCGCCACCGGCTGGCCCAAAGCCGTCGCGAACTCGACCGCGCAGAGCCAGGCGGAGCATCTGGGCGTACCGATGAACGGCTACCGCGTGCTCGGTTTCGTGGAGCTCGCCGCCGCGCTCGGGTTGATCCTGGGGCTGTGGTGGCGACCCATCGGGTTGATCGCCGCCGGTGGCCTCGTGGTGTTGATGGTGGGGGCGACGGTCGCCCACCGGCGGGTCGACGATCCACCGTCGGCGGCGGTGCCGGCCCTGGTTCTGGGAGCCGCGGCACTGCTGGACTTCATTCTGATCGTGACGCGGTGA
- a CDS encoding TMEM165/GDT1 family protein: MNLIPLLATFGVIFVAELPDKTMMATLVLSSRYRWLPVLIGVSLAFILQSAIAVAAGGLLGLLPTWVVLSIVALLFALGSVLLFRESLSSDDDEEDIAKRRVRGFWSTVVTSFAVLFVAEWGDASQLATAALSAHYGAPVLVFLGAVIALISVAALAVALGKVVVRYVPLKWVQRGAAVLFACFSIVAVVELATG, encoded by the coding sequence ATGAACCTGATTCCGTTGCTGGCCACCTTCGGTGTCATCTTCGTGGCCGAGCTGCCCGACAAGACGATGATGGCGACGCTGGTGCTGTCGAGCCGGTACCGCTGGCTCCCGGTCCTCATCGGAGTATCGCTGGCGTTCATCCTTCAGTCGGCCATCGCGGTGGCCGCCGGCGGACTGCTCGGGCTGCTGCCCACCTGGGTGGTCCTGTCGATCGTGGCGCTGCTGTTCGCGTTGGGCTCGGTGTTGTTGTTCCGGGAGAGTCTGTCCTCGGACGACGATGAGGAGGACATCGCCAAGCGTCGGGTTCGCGGGTTCTGGTCGACGGTGGTCACCAGCTTCGCGGTGCTGTTCGTCGCGGAGTGGGGCGACGCCTCACAGCTGGCCACCGCCGCGTTGTCGGCGCACTACGGTGCACCGGTGCTGGTGTTCCTGGGCGCGGTGATCGCGTTGATCTCGGTGGCGGCGCTGGCGGTGGCACTGGGGAAGGTCGTCGTTCGTTACGTGCCGTTGAAGTGGGTCCAGCGGGGCGCGGCGGTGCTGTTCGCGTGTTTCTCGATCGTTGCCGTGGTGGAGTTGGCGACCGGCTGA
- a CDS encoding VOC family protein, protein MSTFTVTKLQTRLPVADADAAIEFYRAALGATLTQRINTPDGKVIHAELDLGAAGTISVKEADGADPVPSGPGPLISIYVDDADAAAESFLAAGGTVIYPVSDWAYGERAGRLSDPFGVQWGIAQITEDLSNEEIQRRTDEMFREAG, encoded by the coding sequence ATGTCGACATTCACAGTCACCAAACTTCAGACCCGGTTGCCCGTGGCGGACGCCGACGCCGCCATCGAGTTCTACCGCGCGGCACTGGGGGCGACCCTCACCCAGCGGATCAACACCCCCGACGGCAAGGTGATCCACGCCGAGCTCGATCTGGGAGCGGCGGGGACGATCAGCGTGAAGGAGGCCGACGGCGCCGACCCGGTGCCGTCGGGGCCGGGTCCGCTGATCTCGATCTACGTCGATGACGCGGACGCGGCGGCGGAGTCGTTTCTGGCGGCCGGCGGCACCGTGATCTACCCGGTCTCGGATTGGGCCTACGGTGAGCGGGCCGGTCGGTTGTCCGACCCGTTCGGCGTCCAGTGGGGGATCGCGCAGATCACCGAGGATCTCTCCAATGAGGAGATTCAGCGGCGAACCGACGAGATGTTCCGGGAGGCGGGCTGA
- a CDS encoding SRPBCC family protein: MFDTDRIERHIAINAPADRVWELIATPGWFINDGEIVENRIEPAGPDLNIVHSPVHGAFPLRTIKLDPPRYAAFRWLSDPVAGSAPSTLVEFWIEETDEGVILRVAESGFDTLSDSDEDRRRNIVENTEGWETELTAACGYLDETTVRRAGHVDVPVAAVWPALTTESFARWYPVDQVDIEPVPGGRMLLRTQKGATFTGEVVAVEPEQAVTYRIAVSPDTEPQTDNSTLVTIMAKASGTGTLVTVQQTGFTELARRFGEPVDNAASEAKAWEVNLAALRDYLSGNVSV, encoded by the coding sequence ATGTTCGACACCGACCGCATCGAACGACATATCGCCATCAACGCTCCGGCCGACCGGGTCTGGGAACTCATCGCGACCCCCGGGTGGTTCATCAACGACGGCGAGATCGTCGAAAACCGCATCGAACCCGCCGGACCCGACCTCAACATCGTCCACTCTCCCGTTCACGGCGCCTTCCCACTGCGCACGATCAAACTCGACCCGCCCAGGTATGCGGCGTTTCGATGGCTGTCCGACCCGGTGGCCGGCTCCGCGCCCTCGACGCTGGTCGAGTTCTGGATCGAGGAAACCGACGAGGGCGTGATCCTGCGCGTGGCCGAAAGCGGCTTCGACACGCTGAGCGACTCCGATGAGGACCGTCGACGCAACATCGTCGAGAACACCGAGGGCTGGGAGACCGAACTGACCGCCGCGTGCGGATACCTCGACGAGACGACGGTGCGTCGCGCCGGTCACGTCGACGTGCCGGTCGCCGCGGTCTGGCCCGCGCTCACCACCGAATCGTTCGCCCGGTGGTACCCGGTTGATCAGGTCGACATCGAGCCCGTCCCGGGTGGACGGATGCTGCTGAGGACTCAGAAGGGCGCCACGTTCACCGGTGAGGTCGTGGCCGTCGAGCCCGAACAGGCCGTCACCTATCGAATCGCGGTCAGCCCGGACACCGAGCCCCAGACCGACAACAGCACCCTCGTGACCATCATGGCCAAGGCGTCGGGCACCGGCACGTTGGTGACGGTGCAGCAGACCGGTTTCACCGAACTAGCGCGACGGTTCGGCGAGCCCGTGGACAACGCCGCGAGCGAGGCCAAGGCGTGGGAGGTCAACCTCGCGGCACTGCGGGACTATCTATCGGGCAATGTCTCGGTATGA
- a CDS encoding ArsR/SmtB family transcription factor, producing MTETPLVSTFAALGDETRWNILVRLSRRAASASKLAEEFPITRQGIQKHLEVLRAVGLVETRRHGREVRYVALGSRLESVGRDLQSIAVSWDRRLASIKALAEAADAAADADGQNS from the coding sequence ATGACTGAAACACCGTTGGTATCGACGTTCGCGGCCCTCGGCGATGAGACCCGGTGGAACATCCTGGTGCGCCTGTCCCGGCGTGCCGCCTCGGCGTCCAAACTGGCCGAGGAGTTCCCCATCACGCGGCAGGGCATCCAGAAACACCTGGAGGTTCTGCGCGCGGTGGGGCTGGTCGAAACCCGTCGCCACGGCCGGGAGGTCCGGTATGTGGCGCTGGGCTCGCGGCTGGAGTCGGTGGGGCGCGACCTTCAGTCGATCGCCGTGTCGTGGGACCGGCGGTTGGCGAGCATCAAGGCGCTGGCCGAAGCCGCCGACGCCGCCGCCGATGCCGACGGACAGAACAGCTGA